One genomic segment of Suncus etruscus isolate mSunEtr1 chromosome 15, mSunEtr1.pri.cur, whole genome shotgun sequence includes these proteins:
- the GPN3 gene encoding GPN-loop GTPase 3, with product MPRYAQLVMGPAGSGKSTYCATMVQHCEALNRSVQVVNLDPAAEHFNYSVMADIRELIEVDDVMEDDSLRFGPNGGLVFCMEYFANNFDWLENCLGHVEDDYILFDCPGQIELYTHLPVMKQLVQQLEQWEFRVCGVFLVDSQFMVESFKFISGILAALSAMVSLEIPQVNIMTKMDLLSKKAKKEIEKFLDPDMYTLLDDSTSDFRSKKFKKLTNAICGLIDDYSMVRFLPYDQSDEESMNIVLQHIDFAIQYGEDLEFKEPKEHEDESSSMFDEYFQECQNK from the exons AGCACCTACTGTGCCACCATGGTCCAGCATTGTGAAGCGCTCAACCGATCTGTCCAAGTGGTAAACTTAGATCCAGCCGCTGAACACTTCAATTACTCGGTGATGGCAG ACATCCGAGAACTGATCGAGGTGGACGATGTGATGGAGGATGATTCTCTGCGGTTTGGTCCCAATGGAGGATTGGTATTTTGCATGGAGTACTTTGCCAACAACTTCGACTGGCTCGAGAACTGTCTTGGTCATGTAGAGGATGACTACATCCTTTTTGACTGTCCAGGTCAGATTGAGTTATATACTCACCTGCCTGTGATGAAACAGCTGGTTCAGCAGCTGGAACAGTGGGAGTTCCGAGTCTGCGGAGTTTTCCTTGTTGATTCTCAGTTCATGGTGGAGTCATTCAAGTTTATTTCTGGCATCTTGGCAGCCTTGAGTGCTATGGTATCTCTTGAAATTCCACAAGTTAACATCATGACAAAAATGGATTTGCTGAGTAAAAAAgctaaaaaggaaattgagaa GTTTCTAGATCCAGACATGTATACTTTATTAGATGATTCTACAAGTGACTTCAGAAGCAAAAAGTTCAAAAAATTGACTAATGCCATCTGTGGGCTG ATTGATGATTACAGCATGGTTCGGTTTTTGCCTTATGATCAGTCAGATGAAGAAAGCATGAACATTGTATTACAGCATATTGATTTTGCCATTCAGTATGGAGAAGACTTGGAATTCAAAGAACCAAAG GAACATGAAGATGAATCGTCTTCTATGTTTGATGAATATTTTCAAGAATGCCAGAATAAATGA